The stretch of DNA AAGATACATGCCATTATGCAGGTATTATAGAAGCTAATGCATAGGCATCCCGATTACTTACTGATTAGTATGATGATACCTTGCCAGGCCTTCAGGTTTTAGATGAGCTAGAGTCTAGCTCTAGACTGCCTAGGTTTAAATCCTATCCCTGATACTTGGTAATTGTGTGGCCATGGACAAGTTAGGTGATCAGTCTGTAcctcaatttcatcatctgtgaagTGGAGATAATAATTATACCTGTTGCATAAGGCTGATACCAAGATAAAACTaggtaatacatgtaaagcactggAATTAGTAATATTTAGCAGTATTTACATACACTATGTAAATGTTAATTATAATTATCACCCCTACTTTTCAAAATGAACTTATCCATTAAAGAGTAGTCTCCCAAGATGATCTGCTGGGAGCAGTAAAAAAATAGTAGAAATACTAGAAAATGAATTcctatttaattttcatatccTTTTTCAATCTCCATTTTTGTGtatcttatatgtatatatatgtgcatctcattaatatatatgtatattagcaTACATAaatgttattctattttttttctactgttaGGGACCTCAACCAAAAacttaaagattatttaaataaatatgtgcattaaataaatatgtgataCCCTATCCACAGACAGGACTTGCAATTTATAGTTTATAAAGCACCTTTATGTATATTATCCCAAGTCCAAGAAGACACTGAGCATATTATCAACTATATACTTTTCATCTGCTTCTGATTCTTACCACATCTAAATGGACAGAGCTGAAtggtgagactacaggcatactaGAGTCAATGACTTGAGCAGTCAATGCTTCCTTCTTCCCTGATGAGGCACTTGATAGGTTTTGCAGGGCCTCAGATAAGTTGGCTCATATTTTGCTAGCATGTATTTTCATCATACTCACTCAGCTGCAGCTTGGCAATGACACATGAAATATAAATCTATTGAAATATAAGCTGAACATATCATTGGCCAACATTTTCTCCAGTGTGATAGTTGATAAATGGTCTTTTTTGGTGTTTACTTTTCAACATCCTATGAGACAAGCATACAAAAACGTTTACCATAGAGTGCAATCTGGTCTCTCCTGTCTGCATGattcattttcagattttcttgtgTAAATGAAGCTGAAGATGCTAACAAAACAACAGCTGCTTAGCTATAAATTAGTAAAACAAGTTTCTCATCCAAGATTATTATTGAAGGGTTTTATttaaagcaatttacaaattcatgAAGGATTTTACTTAACACATTTACACTTGAAGCCATTTAGAGAAGGCCTGGGGATTAGATGGGAGCTGCCTCCTTTCCTCTTGCTGAGAATTTGGAGATTAATTTAtctaaacaaaaaggaaagccACATTTGCTAGAAATTCCATAAGCTCACTACATATTTAATTGGGGTTCCATAAGAATCTGctcattaaaaagcaaagaatatAAGCTCAAAAGAGAGTTATCATCAACCTCTCATTGATTAGAAAAATAACACAGACAAGATAGGGATAATTAGTGGGAACTTTAGGCACACAAATTATTAGCTTTTAGAATTCTattctcaacttaaaaaaaaaaaactatttctattccttttccttttaccAAAGCTTGTTTTtctaaattgaattattttgtcctttgcttttgttttgtatttcttcatttttaaggaACAAAAATCCAAAGGAATTGTCTTAACATAGAATCTACTCTGCAAGGAGAGCTGACTCAGCCCTGCTGTGGGCAGGTCATTATCTACTttttcctcagtttccccatccttGGATGTTCCCCATCCAAGGATAATCACACCTACCTCATCAGCTTGTTTCACTAACATTAGCTAATGAATTTACACAGAAGCTTTCTAAAGATGGACTGTACTGATTACCATTACTTATGGTATACTTATTTCCATAATTTGGGACATTGAATTTCTTAATGAGAATAAATGAACCTCAAGTTTAGAgaaactaaactttttttttttttttttttcagatggagtctcactctgtcgcctaggcgggagtgcagtagcgcaatctcagctcactgcagcctctgcctctggggctcaagcatttctcctgtctcagcctcctgagtagcagggattactggtgcacaccaccacacctggctaatttttgtatttttagcagagacggggtttcaccatgttggtcaggctggtcttgaactcctgacctcgtgatctgcccaccttggcctctcaaagtggagAAACTAAACTTTTATTGTATGTGTCAATGTGATTTGGTCttttaagaaaagcaaatattataaaatgcagGTTAATTTGTTAATGAAGGATGCCTTACTCTGTATGTTTAATTGACAGATTATTCctacactatatatataatatgctcATAATAATTTGTTAAGTGTTAGGAAACATGAGGAAGACTATATTGGCTTCTtatgtctgttattttttgaagatCTTGATTTGTActctctgaaaagaaaacaaaagaatgatgGGAGCATGAATCCCAAATATTGCTTTTCTTATGTGGGTACTTCCCACATAAGAATCTGGTGTTTTCAGATTTAGTGAATTTCATCCTTTAAACCTGaaggagtgttttgtttttttttttgagacggagtctcgctctgtcacccaggctgcagtgcagtggccggatctcagctcactgcaagctccgcctcccgggttcacgccattctcctgcctcagcctcccgagtagctgggactacaggcgcccgccacctcgcccggctagtttttttttttttttgtattttttagtagagacggggtttcaccgtgttagccaggatggtctccatctcctgacgtcgtgatccacccgtctcggcctcccaaagtgctgggattacaggcttgagccaccgcgcccggcctctgaaggagtttttttgttgttgttgttgctgtttgtttgtttctgtttaaaaaattttcagaGCCACAAACACACTAGGTATAGCATATTATCAATGAATCAAAATACACTTATTGGGCATCTTCTATGTACTAGTTATGGTATAAATAATGTGGATGAGTGATTTTCAAAGCAGTCTCAGAACCAGCATTATCAGCATCACCTGGCAACTTGCTAGAGTGGTAAATTCTTGGACCTCATtcaagacctactgaatcagaaactctgggaatgGGGCCTAGCAATCTATGTCTTAACAAATgctctaggtgattctgatgttagCTAAAGTCTAAGAACACAAAGGTGAGTTAAATGGAGTGTTTGTAACTTGCAAACTGTGCATACCTGTCCTTGTTTCCAGCATTTGGACCGACACAGTCTGTCAGAGCATGTCTTCCATATAAGTGCATCTATTCACTAATTATGTACTTGTGTTTTCAAGGTTGCGTTTGAGAAACACAATCTGTATTATCACTTCTTGCACCTTCACTCTGTAAGCAGGAGTAGGTATTGAAGTTGTTCTGGGAGTGGGAGTTTCTCTCATCTGAATTTAATTTCTCTTGAATGCATGATCAGCCCCAAGCTCTGGGGTTTAGAATAGGGACTACACCTGGCCAGATGGATATTTAAAGACAGTGAAGGTGAAGCCCCGCTTCTAAGAGCAGGTACGATGGAGGGTGGCGGTGGGAGAAGTGGCAGCTCCTGGCTCATTCCTGGGCTCTTGGCTCTGGGTCTTTGGTGCATGTGTTTGAGCTCGGTAGAGACACTTGACTGTCGCAACCCAATGCTGCCTTCCCACATAAATGAGATCTTTTCTGCCAGGCAACATGGTTTTACCCTCACATTCAAAAGTAAGTATCTGGAGCTCTGGTCTTTGCCAGGGAACGAGTGATCCAAAAGCTGCCTGGCAGCATTTTGAGGGACTGGTCGGGGAATAGGGTGTaaatgacaacagatatttagggCTCTTGTGAGTAGAGCAAGGAGCTGGGGACAGAATACTCCTCAGCTGGTCTAGCAGAAGAGGAATCTGCGTCCTGGTTTCAGCTCTGCAGGCCTGGTACGTAGGATGTCTTTAAGCTTTATGGCTGATGCCCTAAAGTTCTCTGTGTAAGGATGCTCCAAAGTGTGAAGTACACAGCTGGTGGGCAACTACAGTGTTTTAGGACATACAACAGGGCAAGTGGCTTGTCTTAGGTCATGGTGACTGGAATGGTTTTCAGTACTAGGGTAGTCAGTCTGACTTAATTCTAGGGGTAGGGTGATGGGAGTTGAGAAACCTCAGCCCATTCCTGGCTGCTGTGGACTAAGCACTGGCTTTGACAAGCTGAGACTGCTAAATCTTTGTCCTATCCTGCAAGGCTGGGTAGTGGGGAGTAAGAAGCCAAAAGGGAGGTGGGACTTTCCATGATAGCGGCCTCCTGGAGCTTCCCCTCTTCTTTCCCTACAGGCTCACAGTTCCTACACAGCTACTGGCTCCTCTGTTTTGAGGCAGTTCCCTTCTTGGGGGTTTCCTTGATAAACCTGTGGGCTTGGGTGCCCATTGTCCCCCATGCCACTGAGCTTGTTCTAGAGTTCGAGGACCATCAAAGGGGCCTCCAAAGATTCCTGTTGGGATCTTTCCCCATTATCTTTTCATCCTACCAGTCAGAGGGAGGGTCATTATTGGAGATCTACTGTTTACTCACATATTGGATGGAGGTGGTGCCCACCCTCTTGGCAGAGACAAAGATTCCAGCCACTGATGTTGCTGACGCCAGCCTGAACAAGTGTTCCAGCATCGAAAGGAAACGAGATGTAGTGTTGCTGTTCGTGACCTCGTCCCACACACAGCCATCTCTGTTTCACCTGCCTTACGTCCAGAAACCCTTTATCCCTAATGTGGAGCAGCTGATCCTGGGGACCCCATGCCAGAATCACTGGGAGATAGGCGATGGCCAGAATACGTTTCCTGTAGAGAAGCTCTGCCATCTGCAGGATCGCAAGGTGAACCTTCACAGAGCTGCCTGGGGCGAGTGTATTGTTGCACCCAAGACTCTTAGCTTCCCTTACTGCCAGGGGACCTGCCTGGCCCTCAACAGTGAGCTCCGTCATTCCAGCTTTGAGTGCTATAAGGTAAAACATGGAAccttgttctttctcttctggGGTCATATTGGGAAAGCACTAAGTGCTCAACTCTCTAGGCCTGGCTCCTTTTGAGTCAAGGAAGCCACTGAACTTGGCAATTATGTAATCCAGCACTGATGCAGTGTGTAGCATCTTTCCCGCACTGTGACCTTATCCCTTATCTTTGCATAAGAAACAACAGCTTCCTAAAGATTGTTCTGAAACAGCCCTGATCCAGCAGCTTCTCCCCaggccctcctcctccccccttccCATCTATCCCTGACAAGTCTACCGATGCCCTTAGGTATGAGGCTGTGGCTATGAGGCACTCACCGTTCTGCCATTTGTTTCTGCAGAGGGGAGTACCTACCTGTCCCCGGCTCTTCCAGACCTGCCATCCCACCAGGGTCAGACTCTTCTCCCTGATGGTCCAGGATGACGAACACAAGATGAGTGTGCACTATGTGAACACTTCCTTGGTGGAGAAGTGTGGCTGCTCTTGAGATACCCCAAAGCCTTCTACTGGCCTCAGGGCCATCTAAGTCTCAGGACTCTAGTAGGGGGTGGGATTAGTTTTCGTAGCAACTAGAGCTCTTTGAAGGGAGGTGGGATTTGGTTTGTTTCTCAAAGCGCAGCAAGAAGGATGGCATTATGGCAGTAACCCCTCTTAGATGCTTCTCTTTGATGTGGGCAGGGGACCCCTAGTGCTGTTCTCAGTCACTCCTACTACTGGGAAGCTGGGCCCATTGTGATGTCTGACTGTTGCTGTCCTAGATTGTGACTGGGCTGGGCTTAGTGCCACCTCTGGGGTCATTTAGGTGGGGAAAGAGGAACTGGAATTGGACGCATGTCAGCTCTTGGGGTAGGGGTAAAATTGTTACCGGTGTTAAGCTGGCTTCGGACTCTTCTGAGCTTTTCAGCTGCTATCGTCCTTCTCTGTACAATTGGCATGGGGCTGGTCCAGAACTGACCTCAGCATGTACGTTCCTCCTCACCTAACACTCCTGGCCTCTTTAGAGTGAGCAAGGACTCTGTGCAAGAAAGCATTCTGTCATGGGCTAGTCATGGGTAAAGGGCCCCGAAGCCTTCACAAACTGGTGTCAGATGGGAGCTTGAGAGCGCAGGTTGTCGCTTGACTGATGGAGGGGGCCTCTGGCCTCATGGAAAGTTTGTCTCACTATCATTTAAGGAACCTGATGATATTAGTTTTTCTACTATCTTTAATAAAACTACAGTACCATTGTTGTGGGTCTCTTATGTTGGATATCTATTACTTAATGCCCTTGAGCCTCTGAATCAGAATGAGTAGATAGATGTTGGGTTTCAAATCCTATTGTCAAGGATCACAGGAAAGAAGCAACGCAATGCACTTTGAAACCAATATTCAGTCATAGCACTCACTCAGTGACTTCTAGTTTTAGGTTCTAAAACCTAGGTCCAAAGTAAGATACAAGGAAGTACTCCAACGCGGACATTAATACCAAAACTACTTGTTAGATTTCTTGAGGCAGAAGAGAAACTGAAAGTTAGATGACACTCAGAACCTTAGTAACATATTATTTGTCCTAGTGGGAGGAAGAGCATATCAGttaaatttacaattttaaaatgcaacttTCTCAGTGGACATTCATAGTTCACGTTAGCCTGCGCCTTGCCGAGTATGCCTGTAGAATGATGGTCAGGGTGAGGGCTGAGCCTAAAGGAGGCAGAGAGCCATCCCTGGCTCTAGACTTTCCCAAGCTCGGTCTTGGCTGTGTAGTAGGTTTCATGAAATAAGGATGAACTAACTTCTGTCTTTTTAGATTCCTTTATATCTCTGCAACGGAAGTTCTGACCAATCTATGCAAGTGGTTTGTGCTTTTAAGTTTAATAGCAAAGTATGCAACGTGAGAAGCTGACTTTGCAGCCCCAATCCTAAACAAAGGTAGTGACTGTCAGGTGTGACATGTTCCCTGCCAGTCTGCTTTCTTTGTATATGAACATAGCTTTAAAACAATCCTATAGCTCCTTAACAAGGTGTTGTGGAGACATTTCAAAATCCTAACACCTTTTTTTCCCATGGACGTTAGCTTGTATTTAATAGTTCTATACCCATTCAACTGATTCCCTTACTGATGGACATTCAAAGAGGGCATTTTAAAGTTACCCATTATTACAGTGCTGTGATCATCTTTGAATATAGATTCTTATATGCAAGTAGAATTGCTAAGAAAATGTCAGATGAAATTTGGTCTCCCCCAAAACTATGGCAGTTTACATTTCCCTCAACTGTGAGACCATTTTCCCCACACAGGGCAAGTCCTTTGGATAAGGGATACATTTCATTGTTAAGttacatctttaaaaatgaaaatttgaacATATCAAATTAGCCAGTTGAATTCTTTGAATTTATCAAGGATCAAGCATTTTTTGTCTTATAGAAACTCtttaatataacaaaatatagcAAATATATTTAAGTTTCTTTTCTACATGGGGGTATTATAGAGATAAGTCAATCTCTGACTTTATTGGTTCTAGGTTTCATATTTGGTCATCCCcacaaaaagataatacacattCTGCCTCTTGTAGTTCTCGTGTTCATGGTCTTATTTATACATTAATACTTCTGGGCAGGGAGAGCTGGAGGCTCCCAGGCCATTTGTGTCTAGGCCTGACAGTGCCAATCTCTGGCCGGTCAAATGTAAGTGGGAGTCTGCAGGGTTTCCAGGAAGGCTTCTGCTTCGGAGTTGAGGGCCTGGTTTGCAGTAATAAAGTACTACATTACTGGGGGCAATGTAACAAAGATGACAAAGCTGGAAAGAGTACGGGTTCCTTAGGGCAGGGATTGGCAagttttttctgtaaagggccagatagtaaatatcttGGGCTTTGTAGGCCATACAACCTCTGTCTACTCAACTCTGGTGTTGACACATAGAAATGGCCATTGAGGAAATATAAACGAGCATCtttgtattccaataaaactttattcatggGCCTTAACATTTAAACTTAATGTAACTTgtcacaaaatattctttttcccAACCAATAGGTAAAGACCATTCTTCATTTTTGAGTTGTACAAAAGTGCAGTGATTGGCCCATGGGCTGTAGACTGTCAAACCCACCTTAGAATATCATTGAGCAGGTGGGCCAATACTAGCGGAGACTTCTAATTTATGAGAAATTGTATCTCTATTTAATTAGGCCACTGTTAGTTTGGTTTTTTGGTTACTTGCAGTCAAATACATTCTTATctgatagtctttttttttttttttaatagcccaCTATTCTAACCTTTTATTGACTATTTGAACTTCCCCCCACCTTGATTTGGGCACTATTTTTTAGATCACATGTTAAATTTCCTTAAGCCTAATAAGTTTTTTTCTAACATTCTATTCTAATCCACtaatctttgttcattttcatatCCATATTAATTCCTAGAGTTTTAATGGATACTTAGGATTCTGAGAGAATGTGTACCATATACTAAATCATTTTTCTCATGGAAGATGTCTGAATATCTATATCTTCCCACCCACGAACATGATATAACTTTACATTTAATGGAGAAAAAGATCTGAATGagttctctcatttttatttcatttaagccATGGCAATTTCTACTCGGATTATTTCTTGGTGATCTAGGTTACTGTTAGTGTAAatggaactgctaactagaattaCTTTTATGGCATCAGTCCATATTACTCTTCCCATTCTGTAATGAAACCATGTAGATTCAGAGCATTGTTTTTTTGTCCAACATGGAAGACCAACTCAGAGTTTAGTGCTTTCTACCATTGTACTTAGTCTTTGGAATGTGCTACTGGGTAGTTTTTTTGTTCTGTGTTTGAATTAGGTGTTATTAAATACTAGTGAGTCCTTAGACTTGACATCATCTAGAACAGTAAAATGGTATTATGTACAACTATTGGAAAGTGGATTGAACCTGGTTGCTGATACCGATCTAAGTGGTTTGGATTTGTATATATTCTAAGCATCATGTTTTATGTCAGTGGGAACCCAGAATAGAGgctcaaaataaatttaatctgCATGTGCAGACAACttctaaaagataaagaaatagaggTAGCAAGTGACAAGACCTGGGCAAGGGGAGAATGCCAGCGCCTCATCTTCAGACTTACATTCCAACAAGAAGGGACTCACGATGACATGCATTTTGAGGAGGCATGCTTTGTGCTTTGGTACCAGTTCTCAAAGGGGCTGAGGTCTGAGAGACAAACAGCCATCAAACCAGGTAGAAAGAGGGTACAGGTTGAATGAAGCAGCACCCAGGGAGGAAAGAGTAGGAGAGGGGTGTTCAGCTAAGCAGAGAAAGCTCAATAGAGCTGGTGTGTGGGGTTTGTGGTGGGAGGAGTTGAGTGGGTAGGCAGTTTTACTCTTCTGGGCAGAGTCCAGAGCCTCATGTGAATCCAAATACATAATTGCTTTCCTTCATGAAAGAGATTGTATAAATCATGTATTAATGATCACTTCTCTTTGGTGACTTGAATGTATTAATAAGTAATGGGAATATCTACTAAAGCTGAATACATGCATACCCTATGCTCTAGCAATTTCATTTCTAGCCAcatattttaccaaaaaatatAGCAGCACTACAGGTAAAAACCCCACATTGAAAActatccaaatgcccatcaccaGTAGAATACATTAATTGTGGCATACTCACACAGGAGAGTACTATTTAATGAGGAGGAATAAAGTAGAACTCTGTAAATGAACTGATAAATCCCACAGGCACGTTGAGGGAAAGAAGCTAGATACAGGGGAAAACATagctgtatgattctacttatgtaGAGAACAAACATGGGCAAAAGTgggatgaggccgggcgcagtggctcaagcctgtaatcctagcactttgggaggccgagatgggtggatcacgaggtcaggagatcgagaccatcctggctaacacggggaaaccccgtctctactaaaaaatacaaaaaaaaaaaaactagccgggcgaggtggcgggcgcctgtagtcccagctactcgggaggctgaggcaggagaatggtgtaaacctgggaggcggagcttgcagtgagctgagatccggccactgcactccagcctgggtgacagagcaagactctgtctcaaaaacacacacacacacaaaagtgggATGAACACTTCAATTCCATTTATAGTAAAGAATCCAGAGTGGTAAGATTCATAAAGACAAAGTAAAATAGTAGTTGCCAGGAGCTAGAGGGAGAGAGGAATAGGGAGATATTGCTGAATGGGTATTGAGTCTCAGTTATGTGAGATGAAAAGAGTTTTGGAGACGGATgctggtgatggttgcacaacaatgggACTGCACTTAGTActctactgaactgtacacttaaaagtggttaagatgggctgggcgcagtggctcatgcctgtaatcctagcactctgggaggccaaggcgggtggatcacgaggtcaagagatggagaccatcctggccagcatggtgaaaccccgtctctacaaaaaatacaaaaattagctgggtgtggtggcgtgcacctgtagtcccagctactcaggaggctgaggcaggagaatcgcttgaacccaggaggcggaggttgcggtgagccaagattgtgccatggtactccagcctggcaacagagcgactctgtctcaaaaaaaaaaaaaaaaaaaaaaaaaaaaaagattaagatgctaagttgtatatatattttaccacaataaatgttttacaaatgGCAAAGCAAATGTTGTTAGATTAACATTACTGTTAGCTGAGTGTAGGGTGTGGGGTGCAAGTATAAAAGGAGCTCTTAAGTGTGGGGGAATGTTCTGACTCTTAATCTGGGCAGAGGCCTCAAGGgtgtgttcagtttgtgaaaatttattAAACTGTATACTTACATGCACGTCTGCATGCatattacatttcaataaaagttatcctcgaagagaaagaaaaaagcaatgggAAGATTTAAAGTGAATTAATTTGCAATAGGTTACACTATTGAGTGCCTGGTGCAAGGCATTCTTCTATTAATTCTCTTACTATGAGGAAGGTGCTGTCttacaaaagaggaaaccaaGGAACAGTGGTTTATTGAGGTAAAAAGTAGCCATTTACAGATTCCTAATAGGAGAAATCTCAAATGCTTCTGTATACATCTCTAGAGAAACATTACCTACtcagtttaaaatttttccatctttaaaatagaagaaCTTCTAATTCTTAAAACTAGGCCCTGACATTAAATTACACGTCTCTtggccagaggaaaaaaaagacattctctAATTTGAACTGGAATAATGAATTTTCTCACCTATGTTAATTTAAGGGTAAACTGAGATCATAGGATGGGCGCTAACTCTGCATAGTTCAAATGCAATCATGATAGGCTTATttttatcttggaagtaaatttttaaaagaaaatttagactgggcatggtgactcacgcccataatcccagcactttgggaggccaaggtgggcagatcacgaggtcaggagttcaggatcagtctggccaacatagtgaaaccccatctctactaaaaatacaaaaaaattagccgggtgtggtggtgtgcacctgtaatcccagctacttgggaggctgaggcaggagaatcgcgtgaacacgggaggtggaggttgcagtgagccaagatcacaccattgcactccagcccaggcaatagagcgagactgtgtctcaaaacaaaaaaacaagaaaatttatcATAGCTTTAAAATTTAAGGTGTGGGAATCAAACTAGGAatgcatttgaaatttttcagTGTCCCAAATCATATTTCACACAGTTCATGCACTAACCATACTCttgcccttttctttccttttctttcttttcctttttctttcttttctttcttgtctcactctgtcaccaggctggagtgcagtggtgcaatctcggctcactgcaacctctgcctcctggattcaagcgattctgctccctcagcctccagcgtagctgggattacaggcatgtgccacaacgtctggctaatttttgtatttttagtagagatgcagttttaccacgttgaccaggtgatcctcctgcctcagcctcccaaagtgctgggattacaggcgtgagtcactgtgcccggccacgaAACATACTATTTTCTATCAAAATtgaccttctttttttcttcatctctatTTATTTTACAGAGTGAAGGAACATTCTGCTAAATCTTTCCTGATGGATCCCTGCTCCCCTGTGCCTTTCTTTTGTGCCACCGTCTTTATTCCCACATCTGTGTGTCTCACCCCTGTTATCCTCCCCAGCTTAGTCTTACTGAGCTTTGCGACAATGCCTGCATCCACCTTCACcctccaccacatccagctgtCTCTGGCTGGCTGGTCGGAACTCAGAGCAGCCGTGGGCGCATCTGCTGCAGTACAGAGAGGCCTGTGCCCGTGGCTGGCTGCCCAGAGACCTGTGCTCTGTCACACCTGATCAGATCTTTGAGATACCACCTCGCCCCAAGGACTGGTTCTGGTTAAAATAAGATGCTCAGGAACACTGTTTCATAGAGAGTGGTTGTCAACGAGGTTGTGCAAGAAGGAGAGTCATCTGGGAAAAGATAAAGGGAAACAAcaggaaatggaaaagaaatgggTAAGGGATTAGTTCTTATCACAGTTAAACTAGTGCATCTTGTTCTGTATCATCGAAAATATCTCTTGTGACCAGCACTTTACAGGACATCTGCTGGTAACCGCCACTTATTTCACAATCCTGAATTCAAGGGTGCCCATGAGAGAAGAATACAGTATCTGTTGAAACAGACTCCCACATGAAGCCCATTGTTCTGTCCCCATAATTTTCACTCGAGTTCAAGGCATGCTGACATATTTTAAATGGGAGATCTGTGTGCAACCTCATTCACTGCAGACTGCAGACAAGTCATTCTCCTGCTATGTGGAAATCTCTCATTTCCCTTCCCTACTGTGTCTTTGGTCAACAGTTATAAACTCTCCCTCAGACAGCTGGTTGTGTATTAAAGTCTATTTATAACAGTCAATGGACAACTGATTGTTTATGGGGAGTCGTGGCAATTTTTGCTTAGGAAAGACAATTGGGGCATTTCTTCT from Macaca nemestrina isolate mMacNem1 chromosome 6, mMacNem.hap1, whole genome shotgun sequence encodes:
- the LOC105499406 gene encoding uncharacterized protein, translated to MEGGGGRSGSSWLIPGLLALGLWCMCLSSVETLDCRNPMLPSHINEIFSARQHGFTLTFKSSQFLHSYWLLCFEAVPFLGVSLINLWAWVPIVPHATELVLEFEDHQRGLQRFLLGSFPIIFSSYQSEGGSLLEIYCLLTYWMEVVPTLLAETKIPATDVADASLNKCSSIERKRDVVLLFVTSSHTQPSLFHLPYVQKPFIPNVEQLILGTPCQNHWEIGDGQNTFPVEKLCHLQDRKVNLHRAAWGECIVAPKTLSFPYCQGTCLALNSELRHSSFECYKRGVPTCPRLFQTCHPTRVRLFSLMVQDDEHKMSVHYVNTSLVEKCGCS